In Gigantopelta aegis isolate Gae_Host chromosome 6, Gae_host_genome, whole genome shotgun sequence, the following are encoded in one genomic region:
- the LOC121376526 gene encoding tripartite motif-containing protein 2-like, whose translation MAGHHLPMVRQIDRELLSCGICLERYKVPKVLPCLHTFCQKCLNNYIPPESLSLTCPICRQQSIVPLQGVIALQTNFFITNLMDVLSQPSCCMMCDKEENKPVSKCLDCEEYLCEGCVLTHSNMDSDKLHTVVSLDALSGKASSDEPQLVCPNHDGNALQYYCVECETAVCKNCTAVEHIGHRMISLKEAIHEHKSGLQTLISEARSQIPNIEHSISIVTDVSDSLENKSRMAKDRIGIVFQELMQILDSRKSALIIELNSIYSSKQQTLLEQRETLESILSRINSCCDFTQETLENGNEMEILLVKKEMCEKLQELAGVKIQFQPEENEYLTFDESCFHELSPALQNVGAIQTNSAVAFETTATGEGLKHCYIGRPAVVTVTTKDRRGELIKFGCASLTAEITSQDLEQVILPTVTDHRNGTYDLTYTLRRPGIHQLEIKLFNQHIRGSPFKIKSIPGGEEVDQFGSSSRIPRTNAVKQKGTKRPSSSRSHGSNRRSNPIEDDLIVRIGVKGRNKGEFTNPQGVCCVNGKILAADSNNQTVQVFSNDGIGECRLKFGSPGRVPGKMQRPTGIAVTVNGNYLIADYDNKWISVFSPDGKYINKFGTGKLLGPKGLAVDNNGHIIVVDNKASTVFIFQSNGKVLHKFGSRGNDNGQFAGPHYVAINSSNDIIISDFHNHCVKVFDCEGSFLFSFGSNGEGNGQFNAPTGVAVDKNDNVLVADWGNSRIQVFDSCGSFLSYVNTTADPLYGPQGLSITKDGQVVVADSGNHCIKVYKYLQ comes from the exons ATGGCGGGACACCACCTCCCGATGGTGCGGCAGATCGACCGCGAACTTCTGAGCTGTGGCATCTGTCTCGAGCGCTACAAAGTGCCAAAGGTCCTTCCATGTCTGCACACATTCTGCCAGAAGTGTCTCAACAACTACATTCCACCTGAGAGTCTTTCCCTGACCTGTCCCATCTGTCGACAACAGTCCATAGTGCCCCTGCAGGGAGTGATCGCCCTTCAGACCAACTTCTTCATCACCAACCTCATGGATGTGCTCAGCCAGCCCAGCTGTTGCATGATGTGTGACAAAGAGGAGAACAAGCCTGTGTCCAAGTGTCTGGACTGTGAGGAGTATCTCTGCGAGGGTTGTGTCCTCACACACTCCAATATGGACTCGGACAAGCTTCACACTGTGGTCAGTCTAGACGCTCTGTCTGGTAAAGCCAGCAGTGACGAGCCCCAGCTTGTGTGTCCGAACCACGATGGAAACGCGTTACAGTATTATTGTGTCGAGTGTGAGACTGCGGTATGCAAGAACTGCACCGCAGTGGAACACATTGGTCATAGGATGATCTCCCTCAAGGAAGCCATCCACGAGCATAAGAGCGGACTTCAGACTTTGATATCAGAAGCAAGGTCACAGATTCCAAACATAGAGCATTCCATATCGATAGTTACCGATGTCTCAGATTCTTTAGAAAACAAGTCTCGCATGGCTAAGGACAGAATAGGCATAGTCTTTCAAGAGCTGATGCAGATTCTAGATTCGAGGAAGTCTGCTTTGATAATAGAACTGAATTCTATTTACAGTTCAAAGCAGCAGACCTTGCTGGAGCAGCGTGAGACTCTGGAGAGCATCCTCTCGAGGATCAACAGCTGCTGTGACTTCACGCAGGAGACTCTGGAGAATGGGAACGAGATGGAGATTCTTCTAGTCAAGAAGGAGATGTGTGAGAAGCTCCAGGAGCTGGCTGGAGTCAAGATCCAGTTCCAACCAGAGGAGAATGAGTACCTGACATTTGATGAGAGCTGCTTCCACGAATTGAGCCCAGCGCTCCAGAATGTGGGAGCCATCCAGACCAACAGTGCGGTCGCTTTTGAAACAACGGCCACTGGCGAGGGTCTGAAGCACTGCTACATCGGGCGTCCTGCAGTGGTTACTGTGACAACTAAAGACAGACGCGGTGAGCTCATCAAGTTTGGGTGTGCCTCGCTGACGGCAGAGATTACAAGTCAGGACTTGGAACAGGTCATTCTGCCTACAGTCACGGATCACAGAAATGGAACTTACGACCTGACATACACACTTCGACGACCTGGAATTCATCAGCTGGAGATAAAACTGTTCAACCAGCACATTAGAGGATCTCCATTCAAGATCAAATCCATCCCTGGAGGTGAAGAGGTTGATCAGTTTGGCAGCTCTTCAAGAATACCCAGAACCAATGCCGTCAAGCAGAAAGGAACAAAACGACCTTCAAGTTCAAGATCACATGGGTCCAATCGCCGTAGCAACCCTATAGAAGATGATCTAATTGTCAGGATTGGAGTTAAGGGAAGGAATAAAGGAGAGTTTACCAATCCTCAGGGTGTCTGCTGCGTTAATGGGAAGATATTAGCGGCTGACAGTAACAACCAGACGGTGCAGGTTTTCTCTAACGATGGCATTGGAGAGTGTCGACTGAAGTTTGGATCACCAGGCAGAGTTCCTGGCAAGATGCAGCGTCCCACTGGAATAGCTGTCACTGTTAATGGTAACTATCTAATCGCAGATTATGACAACAAATGGATCAGTGTTTTTTCTCCGGACGGaaaatacatcaataaattcggGACTGGGAAACTTCTCGGACCCAAGGGATTGGCAGTGGATAACAATGGACACATAATAGTTGTGGATAACAAAGCCAGCACTGTCTTTATCTTTCAGTCAAATGGAAAAGTGCTTCATAAGTTTGGTTCCCGTGGCAATGACAATGGTCAGTTTGCTGGGCCTCACTATGTAGCCATCAACTCCTCGAATGATATCATAATTTCCGATTTTCACAATCACTGTGTTAAGGTGTTCGATTGTGAAGGGTCATTTCTCTTCAGTTTCGGATCAAATGGTGAAGGGAATGGACAGTTCAATGCCCCAACCGGAGTAGCTGTCGACAAGAATGATAATGTTTTGGTAGCAGACTGGGGAAATTCGAGAATACAG GTGTTTGACAGCTGTGGATCGTTCCTGTCCTATGTAAACACAACTGCTGATCCTCTGTACGGGCCGCAGGGACTCTCCATCACCAAGGACGGGCAAGTGGTAGTGGCTGACTCAGGAAACCACTGTATTAAAGTCTACAAGTATCTCCAGTGA